agatagatagatagatagatagatagatagatagatagattttcAAGCATGTGTCTTGAAGGAATTGACATTTTCCCccaagttttattttgaaaacataaaGCGGAAGCCCCGTGTTGCGTTCACGGACTTCACGTTCCTCTGCCTGTGGGAATCTGGGTCCTGAGCGAAAAACACCGTCCGGAGGAGCGACCGACTTCAGCGAGTGTCTCTGATTCGCTTTAATTTTACGATTTCTCCAACAGCCCCGTTCTCTCTTCGAGACGTCCCCGGAAAAGGGAGGCAGCCCAGTGCGGAGCCGACGCCGCAGGTTTTTGTTACCGACGGAGACGCGGCGGAGTTGTTTGTGAAGTCGGGGTGAAAATGGAGAGCTCAGCTGAGAGTGGGGTGAGGAGGCTGGGTTTGGCAGAGCTGCGGGTCCTGCCCTTCTGCTAGCTGctagttagcatgctaacacacacacacacacacacactcactcacacactctcacacactccgAAGTTACGAGGTGAGCCTCAAAGTCACTTCTAGTCGCTTGTTTCGTTAAAAAACGATTGTGGATGTTTTTACCGACAGCTGCAGGGTTTCTGTATGttgctgaaaaagaaaaaaagtcccATGATGTTTTGGgtgcaggaggagaaaagtCCCACACTGACCTGGCTCAGGCCTGGACATTCTGATCTGAACTGAACTTAAACACACTGTAAAGTTTGTTGTGGACATTCACAGTGTCATGGTTTCTTATGTTTTCACTTGATTCTGAAGGAGCTCTCGTCTTAATCAGCTGTTTTCATGTCTTGACAAAGTAAAGTTAGTTTGTCAAACAATATTTCTAATAATAACGTAACAAACTTTCTGATAATTgcggttttctttttttttttacaatgaaagATTGAAACATGTCTGTGATCAAGCCCAGTTTGAGTTTTACAATATGGCCTCGTGACTCTGGTGTGTAACTTTTTTTGTCAAAATGACAAATCACTGCACATAATGTTCACAGGAAGCAGTTAACATGTCAGTATTCAGCATTTACACGGACACGGTGCATGTCCGTGCATCTGTTGAGCCCAAACCGTGAACTCTCCAGTTTCATATTGCATTTTCACGTTCTTCATTTCAGAGCCTCCCTCCGCTGTGATCCAGAGCCGTGATTCTCCAGGGGAGCTGCTTTCTCTGCAGTTGGACCGCTGCTGACGCTGCAGCTTCTCCCAATGGATCTGAGCATGTAGTTGAAGTTCTGATTGTCTGTGGAAGTTCTGCGTGAATCCTGAGGACGATGATGCATTTCTCCTGAAGGCGGCCATACTTAAAAACTTGGTTCAAAGCTTTTCTTGCCCTTCTCCTGATCAGTCTTTCTTTGTGCAGTGAGGATCCGTACTCATGCTCGTTCCATTTTGTCCATAACATTTAAGGTCATCTGAAATGGGGCCCTGGTAGCTGTTTCAAGGGGTTTGAGGTCCCCCCTGGCTGGATACAGTGCTCCCCCGGGTGTGCGTGTGACCCATCGACACAGGTCTATAACAAGAAAATTGTGACCCAATGACAAAGCACTTGCTGTGGGAGTGGAGACAGCCGACGTGATTACCCGAATGCATTCATGAGCTCCTCGACTGTTAAACTGGACCGAAGTGGATGTATTGCTTGTGTCCATGAACTGTGACTGCTGATGCCAGCTCATTGGGACTTGAGTGGGTGTAATCAGCTTTATTCATGAACCCTCTGTCTCCGCATGGGTACGGCCTGGATGTTGGATGCCCTGAGTCTGTTGAATCGGCTGTTGCGGTGATGAGGCAGGGCTCCTGGTGGCCTGCGTGGCTGAATGGGCAGCGGCCCAAGGTGATGTGATGGGTTGCAGGAACAGTAAGGTCCTCCCTGAGCCTCCAGGGGATGTTCAGTTGGACCTGGTCAAAAAGGTCAGTGAAATAACATAGTACTGTAACTTATAATTACAGTAATCTGATAATACTGTTCATACAGTATCAGTTAAACGTGTCCTCTATGAAATGTCACGTAACTATTAAAAACTTTTCTAAGCACCCGACATGAATCTGTGATAGAAACGTGTAGTATTCTCAAGCTGGTGCAAGAAAATACTGTGTTTTATCTTAACAAGGACAACTTTACTGTAGATCAGCTAATCAGTGAACCAGCTAACTATTTATTAAAGCTTTGTGTGTAGAATTTCATCTGTCTATAACATCTAAGTATTCTGACAGCATGAAGATATTTTTACAGAATTACCAGTAATCTAGCGTTACCAGCAATCTAGTTTGTCGACTTTGTACAAAGCAGCCCTCATActtcaatgaaaacaaatctgcaggCTCACTTGTTAACGTCAGTGTTAAACCTCGCCAACCTGTCAACGTGTTTTCGTGCTAGCATGTATACATCACTATGTTTGCGTATGTCAATTCATTTAGTCTTTGCGTCATTTCTCCACAAATCAGCTTTTATTCTTTGTAATTTCCTTCTGTGATGAACTGTGTTGATTTTTCAGGTCGATCCTCCGCAGCCCCCTCAGACAGATATCTTTAAGCACTTCATACGAGGGGATGGCACTGGAAGCAAGATGGGCGGGGTCGGTGGTGGGGGCGGTGATAAGGCCGACTCCACCTCCCCATATCAGGCCCAGGCACAAGCTGCCACTCCTACCGCTTCCGCCCAGCCACCCAAGGACCCATCCGAACTGTCGGATCCTCAGCGGAAGAAGGTGGCGAAATATCGAGCCAAGTTTGATCCACGGGTCACAGCCAAGTATGACATCAAAGCTCTGATAGGACGAGGAAGTTTTAGCCGCGTTGTTCGCGTGGAACACAAGAGCACGCGGCAGCCGTACGCCATCAAGATGATCGAGACTCGTTATcgggaggggagggaggtgtGCGAGTCAGAGTTGTGTGTTCTCAGGCGCGTTCGTCATACCAATATAATCCAGCTGATGGAGGTGTTTGAGACGGCGGAGCGTGTCTACATGGTGATGGAGCTCGCCACTGGAGGTGAACTCTTCGATCGGATCATTGCTCGTGGCTCCTTCACAGAGCGGGACGCCACCCGGGTGCTGCAGATGGTGCTGGACGGTGTCAAGTATCTCCACACATTGGGGATCACTCACCGAGATCTGAAGCCGGAGAACCTGCTCTACTACCACCCTGGGGCTGATTCCAAGATCATCATCACCGACTTCGGTTTGGCCAGCAGCAGGAAGAAGGGGGACGAGTGTCTGATGAAGACCACCTGCGGCACGCCAGAGTACATCGCGCCTGAGATCCTGGTGAGGAAGCCCTATACGAACGCAGTGGACATGTGGGCGCTGGGGGTGATATCGTACATCCTGCTGAGTGGAACCATGCCGTTTGAGGACGACAACCGCATGCGGCTGTACCGACAAATCCTCAAGGGGAAGTACAGCTTCTCTGGAGAGGTGAGGAGTTACAGTAGATGCAagtcacactctcactcactcactctctctctctctcacacacacacacacggtctcCAGCAGACTTCACCCATATTTGGACAACATTCCTCACACCGCATGAGGCTTTGTCAACAAATTTCCAAGAAGTTCAGCTTTTCCTGTGAAGTGGCACGATTTTAacactgatacacacatttTTGCACTTAACTCCTCCATTCTCATTTTATGTCCATTCCAACCTCAGTCTCATTTATTTGTCCTGTCTAAGTCAATATgccccctctctgtgtgtgcacaataATTTATGCTCTATCTGTGTATCTAGTTGGAAGAATGCTGAGTAGACTGTTCCTTTGTTTCATAGTGTGGGATGTTTATGTTGCAAGTGGGCTTTACAGAAGAGGCCCTCGGTTAATGTTTGCCCCACATACAGATACTCCAGCGCAAATAATAGCTGGTTGgttttgtcatattttacagGGAGTACTCGGATCATCTCAGTTTTAATGCCCTTGTGTCTGAGACAGTGGCGGCTGGAggctttatgttttcatgttgtcctTGCCTTTCTCGTTTCTTCAAATTTGTTGCAAAGATATTTTGGACTTATGGATGAACTGACTAGATTTTgggggggggtcaaaggtcaaggttggTGTAACCTGATGTTTGTCCTAttgctgtgaatgtgatatgctATAGGAACGCAGGTAGTTTCATTATTTCTGGCACAAAGGACTATTTGCACTCACAATGAACTGAGTAGATTTTGGTGTtaaaaggtcactgtgacctcacaataCAGGTTTTTGGCCGGAACACAACGATTCATGTTAATCATGACAAAATACACGTTATAAGTTTTATAGAATTCCATCAAGGTCAGACGTGGATGTTACTTTCTTCAttctgtccattgctgcagctcctcttttcagcctctgtctgaaacactttctATAAGCTCCCGTCTCTTAAAGCCAGATAGTGCTTTGTCTCCTTGTTTACGGTCTGAATCTTTACGATtgtgaaatacaaaaataatattttagaaATGCTTGTGCTGCTGTAATGGTTCTGCATTGATGAGGTATTTTACAGATGCTTTCAACGTATTATACGGTCGTAACTGAGGATGAGAACTATTCATTTTATTAACAGGTCATTTTATCTCCCTGGGTCAGATGCTGTAGAAGAACAGATTGCTGTGATTATCTAGTTACATTAAAGAAACTTGTGTCCTGAGGGTAAATGGGAGTTGGGGCTGAGGCGGAGCAGACTCAAATGTATTTCCCTCAGGGATGAGTTCTTTTACAGCTGCAATAAATAAGGTTCACGTTTACAGCTGCACTCCGAGAATGAATCACAGCCGGGACAGACAAGAAATGTAGAGACGGGTCCTTAAGAATTTGCAGGAGGTTTTGACTCACCACTGGTCATTCGTACAAACACACTCAAGAGAAGTTTCCAATACaagaagacattttattttacataagaTCTCATGGAAACATGACATTCAGAGACTTATTAAATTCAGTATCGAGTCTGACAATTTAAGACAATCTAAGAAGACACATTGTCTACAATAAACAGGACCCAACAAAAAAGTGTCTCTCGTGGAGTAGACATCATCTTTCTACTGCTCTGCTGCCCTCTTGTGTTTAGTGCAGGGAGCTTTTCTGATGACTATCTACATTATTCAAAGCCCCCTTCACTCATCGATGTTTTGATCCTTCATACGAGCAGATTTTTGTATAAAGCTTCTGCTGAAGTCTCAGTTTCACACGTGTATGTAGGAGCTGGATTTTGTGACATCGCAGCTGGAAGACTATCGAGGGTCACTATGTAACTTGTATGGTTTTGATGTTGAAACCTGAAACCTCCCGGTCACGTACTTTGAGAACGGATGAAGCGTGtgtctaaatgttaaattaatatAGTTTACTTCAAGTCTTTTTTATCCGAATCATACACAGTTATATTTATGTGTCCAAAAATGTATTAGgttcttttctttacttttttacttgGATTACGAAGGTGGttacaaaaatatattatgtagtaagtgaataaaagaaaaaaacaattatctgTACATAATTGGTATATGTCTACgcagacatacacacatacgTTCAAATGTGCCTCATTTCAAGTTCACAAAAGAAACTAATCATAAAAtatgtatgtacatgtacacTATTATTAATCAAAGCAGAGTATTTGTATATCTTGAGGGCATCCTTAGAAACTATTCAGGAGAAGCTCATTTGTCATATTCTCTTGTTTTTGATGTTTAATCAATTATGGTTTTGTCAGTTTAGACTTTTCGTAGCAGTAACAGCACAGACTGAacaaataacattaacaattcatttttacattattcattGCAACATGATGCAACTATGAGGCACAGGATTAGTTACTCCTGTGCACCATTTCTCTGCGCCCACACCTCAGTTAGGAAACCACTGGTTTAATCCTGCCACTGACTCAGCTTGTTGTTTACGTGTCTCACATCTGTCTCCCATCTCTAGCCGTGGCCCAGTGTGTCCAACCTGGCCAAAGACTTTGTGGAGCGAATTCTGACGGTGGACCCCAGCGAGCGGCTCACCGCTGGCCAGGCCCTCAAGCACCCCTGGGTCGTCAGCATGGCCGCATCCTCTTCCATGAAGAACCTACAGCGCTGTATATCTCAGAACCTGCTGAAGCGGGCGTCTTCGCGCTGCCACAGCACCAAGTCGGCTCAGTCCACGCGCTCCAGCCGCTCCACCAAATCCAACAAAGCCCGTCGGGTGCGAGAGAAGGAGCTGCGCGAGCTGAACCGTCGCTATCAGCAGCAGTACAATGGCTGACAGAGGGACCAGGGCAGCGGACCTTGTACTTAAAGGGAAACAGCACTACAAAGACAGCTTTCACGATGACTGCCACCATTCTATGACGCTTCCAGTGTTAAAGGCCAAAATGGCTTACAATCCAAAAATCattgcctttttttaaaaagagggcAATAATGTGACTGAATCAGTTTCTTTAAGCAATAAATCTAATTGAGGTTGAAAAGTAATTAATCGCCAATTGAGGCGATTAAGCAAATGAAAAGTGATTCCTGATCCATGAAGACAGTGAAATCTATGAATTCCTATGGTATTGTATCTCCTGATGAGAACACAGAAGGACACACCAGCAAAGTGTTTCATTAcatcatctctccatccattccTTCACCTTCTCCTTGGCTGGATGGTGCCTTCCACTCctttttaattttgtctttCAATTCCTGTGTctctacatatttatttattattgttgacGTGATTATTAGTCTCCATTCAAATGGTCACTGGATAATGACCTTCTGCGAGGATCTGTTGAACAGAGTTCTGGGTACTGACGTTTCTAAGAAGGGGATAATTCTAGAAGTGGGGAACCCAAGTCCCCTCCTCACTCATTCCTGATTGAAAATTGCTGTGAATTTCTTATTTTACTTATTGTACGGACCTTGTCTTAAAGGggcaatgtgtagaatttagtgacatctagaggtgaatttgcatgttgcagctgaacacccctcacctcaccctccccttcccgaCATGAAAgtgaacctgtggtagccttcagttgtcataaatactcaaaaggtttagtttgtccagtctggactattgaagaaaaacatggcggcctccgtagagaggacccgctcccaatttaaatataaagtatttatatatagagtTCATTctctggtaaagaaaacaacaattcatacaacttAGAcgaaacatcacaaggattatttcatattcaattcctgccaatagatccctttcacctgaatattacacactgaacctttaagatatGGACGATGGAAACACACTGCAACATAACCACGCTATTGAAGGCAAAACTGAAGGCGTATTTTCTAGTGGTCAATTCAAAGCTTATCTAATCTTGCCATTGTTGATATCAGTGTTCAGATGCTGTTAAAAGATTGTGAAGCtgttctgtcagtgtttaaTCCTAAGTGTATTGTATTATACACTCCTActtccttttattttacttgacCCAAAACGTATTAGCCATTAGCCATTCAAATCATTCATTTGACTTCATAATGGTATGTGGCCATTTGGAGGGTTGATAACGAGGAGCACGTTGGCCATTaatgtgtatgtttttaaaCGTGATTTACAAAACCTAGCATaaagatttttaattttcttcatgTGCACTTAATTAAGAATCGATTGAGGTTCAAGAGCAGAGCTGTAGCTGATCAAATCCCCAATATCcacagtaaatatatttgtttatacTACAACACACTTTTCtgcgctcgctctctctcggtTCTCTTCTTTTTGAGTCTGAATCATCACCTGTACAATACCCATCGTGTGGATAATCAGCGTCCTCACATGATTAGGTATTGGGACCACTGCACTACTCAGAGCTGGAGGTATAATAACAGTAGAGTGAAAACGTTGGTttatgtgatactgtggtgtaGTTCAAATGGTAAGGTGCTTCACTACAGTTCAGTCAGTGCTCTGGATTTATTacacttgtttctttttgtttgggtTATGAAGTAATTTCTAATGATTCCCAGAAACGTCAGAAACTGTGATATTAGTAGTAACACAAAAATCGATGGGCCtcgttttcctttttttttttttttcctttaatctGACAAAGCACTTCGTGTACAAAGATGAATTGAGTTTTGTTTggtgtgtctgttgttgtgtatgtgtcagtAGACTCTCAGTGTAAATCAGATGGTACATTGTGGCCTTTTCTTCTTCATATGAGTGTTTTTGCTGTGATCTGCCCCCCCGACTCATAAAGTGTGCGGTCGTCGTGAACTTTTTAACACGTACTGGAAACCTAACCGAGCCATGTCAGCTGACCTCAGTctttccttgtgtttttgtcttttggcCTTCGCTCGCTCCAGAATGCTCTGTCGTTTTTTCTGACGCTACTCTTTCCATTTTCCTTGATgtaaggattttctttttttgattttctttgtccCTCTGCTGTCATCTGATCTGATGTTAGTACGTTTGTTTTCTTAAGACTGTAAGTGAGGTTTGAACTATAACTGGTATCAGAGCACTCAAATCTTTACTCTGCCTGTGTTTGAGAGATACGTCAAccaaaatgtgtctgtttcctttttcacaAATATCTGTGGTCGTATTTAAGTACACAATTTCAGTGAATTATCATTGTCATACTATCTACAACATAGAAGCCGCCTTAATTCTGGCTGCTGGTTCACAGATTTCTTACAGCGCAAAgctttgtgtgaaataaaacattttcaacccTTTTTAAAATGCCAGATACAAGAATCACAGTCACAATGATTTGAAATCATTTGGACTCAAAAGAATTTTCAAGTACTTATTGTATTTTCAATTATAACCAAAGTGAGATCATTAGCAGTTTTTGCAGAATGTCAGcaagtttttgtttcctgtattttatatatatatatatatatatatgtgtgtgtgtttttgtataaatGCTGTCCTAAATGAAGTAGCCAACTCAACACTGTTACCTGAAAACAGTTGTTCATCTTTTGTTACTGTGTCAGAATGAATAACACTTTGATTCCTCTAccattaacttttttatttttttaatggtaAGTTGTATGTGCCAATAAAACACCTGAACCAGACTTGTTATATTGCATTCGTGTCATCAGCAGGTTTGTCTCAGCGCTGATATCGGCCCTGATTCTGTCTCTGATCTATCTATaaatatatctatctatctacacatctatatatcttcacatatctatctacctatctatacATCTCTACCTATCTATTTAAacatctatctatacatctcaCTTTATCTATAAATCTCTACCTTTtgatctatctatacatctctCACTCTATTTAtacatctctctatctctataCATCTCTCACTCTATCTATACATCTCTCACTCTATTTATacatctctatctctctctctatatatatatatttatatatatatgtataacaaTAAGTCCTGTTATAATAAAGTGGTTATGTATCGCTGCTGACGGTAAACAGCGTCCTCTGCTGGCGGAGACGTGGAATCACCAGGGACACTGAGTTAAAGTGTTGTCTGTGGGCCCTCTGGTTGCCAGGTGTGGTATTACCCTTCACAAACTACCATTCAATACTAAACAGAAACACCCGTTGAAAGCGAACAAGACTGAAATTTAATCACGAGAAATAAAGAGTTTATCAAAATATCtacatgaggagaaaaaaaaagctcgtCTATTTACGTCTTGTATTAGCTAATAGCTAAGTTTAGCTTAACGTGCTCGGGGGGGGGTTTCCGGGGGAGGGATGAGTTCAGCAAACCTGGCAACCCCATCCTCACCAGACGGTCTGCGGATGTTAGTGAGTTAGCCGCTGATGCTAATAGCTTTTGTTTCAGCTCACGGCAGCTTCCCCCCGGTGCCACCGACAACATCGACACGACACGGGGCGGAGGTCCACGCTCCCGGGTGTCACCCGCTGTCGTCCCCGGTGAGTAGATTCGACACGAACCGGCGGCACTTCACCTGAAACACCAGCGAGCTAGCGAGCTAACGCTCGTACATGTGAGACGCTGGGAAACGAAGCAGCGCTTCAACTTGTTTACAAAGATCACGAGCAGAAGCTTCGGGGACATTCACCGTCGCCTCAGTGGGTTTACATCGATCGTAAGATCCTCCTGCTCTGGGGCTTTCACCTCCAGAGGGTCCGCTAACGTGTGCACTGTTTGTaccgacacacacacgccaTTCTGTGGGTCTGCACCGCTTGCACCGTCGCTTCACTTCATTTGCTCTTTAGCTTAGAGTGTTAGAGTTTAACATTCAGTCTTTGAGAGTAACACTGGAGTGAaccacacgtgtgtgtgtgtgtggacattaCAACTTGTAAATGTAAACTTTACTATTTGTGTCTCCATATTAGTTTACAACAGTTTTGGTTTATGAGTTTTAATGACTGATTAAAAAGATACTACCACTAAGTAACCAGTGTAATACCAGTATCACAATACTGAGCTGTTGGTATAATAACAGTACTCTGAAACTTTAGTGTGTATTCGGTGTAGTTTAGTGTGTTCTGACTTTATTAAAGTGTCGTGAGAGAAACAGACGATGGATGTAAGTGTTATTGATCAATTACAAAAAACAACTCCCAGAAATGTCCTCTGTTTCCAGGTGGAACATTTGGGTTCTTGACTGATCTGCGACAGTCTACGCAGCTTTGTCAggtttttgctttgtttcaaCTTTAGCGCAGAGGTGCTTCCTCACAAACTAGAACACAAAGGGTTTATTTGACTCCACTTCACAGCCTGTAAGTTGATAACCTCTGGATTGGGTGGGGGTCCTTTTCTTTTCTACCTACTAATCTGTGGTCCCCCCCCGGAGGTTTGATTCCATTTTTGTGGCTTGGTGCTATGTTGACACAACTGGTCCCAGCCTGTCTTTTACAGCCCGGCCCCGAGCACTGAGACTATTTTCACAGCCCTTGGTCTGGAGCAGTAGTGATTAGCTGTATTGTTTTCTCTCGCAGGCGAGGATCCTGCCCTGAGCCGGAACTAGTGATTGCATCCCCCGCCTCTCCTATCAGACTAAACCATCCAGGGGCTTTTAATTAGATCGTCTAAACATGTTCCACTTGTGAAGGCCCATATCTGAAGATTTGATCTACTATATCATTAGGACTAAGCGGGGGTGGGGGCATGTGACCACACGCATAACATAAAAGTAAGAAGAGggattttttctcatttcttatAAATATTCCACTTTTTTCATGTGCTCCAGAAATCTGGGGCTGCCACCACAGCCTTATCACCGTATTTACTGTATTTTGGTCAGAACGGTGAACTCTTGAACACTTTCCTACATTTGACATATCCGGAGGAACATGGTGCCTCAGGGGAAGAGAGACATTTGTAGAGCTGCTTGGATTTTCCTCAATTCAGTACAATTGCgatcacaacaacaagaaacaaGAACATGTccagagcattcaggtgaggggtggctcCTCTTTCAACCCGACAGGACGTAACTGAGCCAACTGCTTTCAGGTAGATCACTAACACTTAAATGACGGCGTGTTAAACTTGTTTGATTCACGAGTCATGGCTGCCTAGATTAAATAGATCAGAGGTATAGGTGTGcacaaacagatacacacacacacacacactcacatgcccTGTACTGTGCAGATGGACACTCATCTCTGGATCATGTTGCACAcgtgctctctgctgctgtaaagctttgcagcagtaagagcagctACTCTACGGTGCATTAACCGTCAGTGAGTGTGTTGTGTAAAAGCTTAACGGTGAACTCGGTCCCCAAAAGGAGGATGTTTGCCTCCTGAAACATACAAAAAGAGATGAAGtctataaatatttattctCCTCTGAGAAGTTTCATCCGGTAGATCCCTCTGTCGGGTTGGAGAAGGATGTTAAAGGTCATTTTATGTAATCTGGGCTGGACCCTCAGTCAGTGTGGAGCTCTTGTGTTgagtttgatgtgtgtgtgtgcacgctcgTGCACACCTTTGTGTCTTGGTTGGTAGCTGTGTGTGagtctttattttattactggTTGTCTAAGCCCAGGGCCAGAGGGAAATGATCCTGTACCTGCCCAGAAGAATTTCCTTTTTATTCAGCCCAGGGAGAGacacagtttgtttgttgtgtgttttgtgtgtgtgtgtgtgtatcacacACAGTTTCAGGTCAGGTCAGGCAGCCATAGTTTTGATGAGTTTTCTCATGGTGTATCAGTTGTGTGCTGACTTCGTTCACTGGGTCTGTGGTCGGCTGTTGTTTGCAGAGTCTGTGTTGTTACGTGTGATTCTTGCAGGTGAGATAAAGTTTTTATCTCAGTGTATGTGCACTATCTAGTAATAGGAGTTTTCCCAGAGGGCAACACACGCTCTTTATAAGTTGGGAGATGACGAAGGAGTGGTCAATACCTCATTCTACCTCTCCCTCCACTGAACACCTCCCTTCCTTCCCCTTGGCAAAGTGTAGGAAACACTCTCTGAATGCTGCATGAAGACAAAGAAATGTCAACAAAGCCTATAAGGTGTTGTTTTCCTGAACCTTGGTGTCGTATAGGGTTAGAGAATAAAGGCTTTTTGGTTGTCTCTGAGCAGCACATCGATGTGTAGGGTCCTCACTGTGATCGTGTATGACCATAATGACACAAGCTATAAAACAAACCTCTTGTTAAATCAGTGGTCTGGTGGTATGACCAGTTATTAATGTTAATTAACTCATTTTACTGACTTTACCACTCTCTTATGCTTTTGGCATTTACCATCttggatgttgtgttttctttatttctgtccatTTGTAGAATAATGTGACTTCCTTAGTGTAATGGTTCTTTCTCTGTATTTACTGTGATTGGCAtctttaatgataaaatgttCTTACAACATCCACAGAGGTACTCAGGAGATCCATTTCCTCTCCTAATGTGAGGTTTTTAtgcagaatattaaaaaaattaataaatattgaATGTTGGGTACTTGCTTAAAAAACAGCAGTATTGATGCAGATTGTTTTGAAGCCAGAGCTGTGAAACTTACAGACACTTTATTCCATATCCAGATATTGTGTGTTTACCGAAGTCCAAAAAATAGTTCAGTGCTGGAAGATGTTCTGCTCTGCATGTTCTAActatttgtcttgtttgtttcatctctttttctctctggaaataaaaaacagggcTGTTCTGAAACTCTGAGTCG
This genomic interval from Paralichthys olivaceus isolate ysfri-2021 chromosome 7, ASM2471397v2, whole genome shotgun sequence contains the following:
- the pskh1 gene encoding serine/threonine-protein kinase H1 homolog; this translates as MGCRNSKVLPEPPGDVQLDLVKKVDPPQPPQTDIFKHFIRGDGTGSKMGGVGGGGGDKADSTSPYQAQAQAATPTASAQPPKDPSELSDPQRKKVAKYRAKFDPRVTAKYDIKALIGRGSFSRVVRVEHKSTRQPYAIKMIETRYREGREVCESELCVLRRVRHTNIIQLMEVFETAERVYMVMELATGGELFDRIIARGSFTERDATRVLQMVLDGVKYLHTLGITHRDLKPENLLYYHPGADSKIIITDFGLASSRKKGDECLMKTTCGTPEYIAPEILVRKPYTNAVDMWALGVISYILLSGTMPFEDDNRMRLYRQILKGKYSFSGEPWPSVSNLAKDFVERILTVDPSERLTAGQALKHPWVVSMAASSSMKNLQRCISQNLLKRASSRCHSTKSAQSTRSSRSTKSNKARRVREKELRELNRRYQQQYNG